A window of Amycolatopsis tolypomycina genomic DNA:
CGACGATCCGCCCGTTCGACCACGCCGGCCTGCGCGCGGCGGTCGGCGCGGCGGCCCCGAACGTCGTGCTGGTCGAGCCGTACCTGCGCGGCACGTCGGCGTTCGAGGTGACGGAAGCGCTGGCCGACGTCCCCCACCGCCTGCGCTCGTTCGGCACGTGGCGCGACCGCGAGGCCCGCGTCTACGGCACGGCCGAGGAACACGACCGCCTGTTCGGCGTCGACGCCGAGTCACTGGCGGACTCGATCGCCCGCTTCGTCGCCTGACGAGCGGCCCCCACCGGCGCCACGCCGCACCGCGAACCCCCAGGCGGTGCGGCGTGGAGCCGTTTCGCCGTGTCGGGATGCCCCCAATGTGGCGTTCGGTGCGTCCAGCGCACCCAATGTGGCGTTCGGTGCGTTGGACGCAACCAACGCCACATTGAGGTTTTCTCAGTAGGGCTGGGCTCGGGTGGGCGTGTTGGCGTGGGATGAGGCGTGGGGCCCCTGGTAGGACTGGATTTGCGAAGATCGAATCCTAGAGTTCCAGAGGCCCCACGTGATCCATTATGGTGCCACCCTCGATGTGGCGCGTGAACTGGTCTGGTTCGTTGCCCGTGTCCTGCACACCGAGCGTCGGCGGCGTGGCACCCGCCGGGGCCGGCGCGCGTTGACCCCGTACTGGCAGGCGGTGCTGGTGCTGCGCTGGTTCCGCGACGCCACCCCCCTGCACCGGCTGGCGGCCGACCATCGCATCAGCGTCGCCACCGCCTACCGCTACCTGCACGAAGCGATCACCGCCCTCGCCGCCCAGGCCCCGGACCTGCATCAGGTCCTGCGCGAGCGCCACACCCGAGGTGACACACACGTGATCCTGGACGGCACCCTGATCCCGTGTGACCGGGTCGCGGCCACCACGATCAAAACCAAAGGTAAGAACCGTGGCCGGATCGTGCACCTGTGGTACTCGGGCAAGCACCGCGCCTTCGGCGGGAACATCCAGTTCCTGGCCAGCCCCGACGGGTTCCCGCTGTGGGTCTCGGCGGTGCTGCCCGGCTCCCGCAACGACCTCTCCGCCGCCCGCGACCACGGAATCGTCGGCGCGTTGACCGCCGCCGCCGGCCAGGGCCTGAGAACTCTGGCCGACAAGGCCTACCACGCCGCCGGGATCGGCATCCTCACCCCGTTCAAGAAAACCGCAGGTCAACCACCCCTCAACGCCCGGCAACGGGTCCACAACCTGCTGCACGCCCGGGCCCGCGCCCTGGGTGAACGCGCCATGGCACTCCTCAAAACCCGCTGGTCAGCACTCCAACGAATCACCCTCTGCCCCCACCGCATCGGCCACATCGTCCAAGCAGCCCTCGTCCTCACCCACCACGAACACCACGTGAGCTTCCCCCCGTTCGCCGGACACGGCGGGTGTGGGGTCAGGGTGCCGCGTGTGGTGGCTGGTTGAGGGCCTCAAACGTGGCGGGGCTGTGCATCCCGATCTTGGAATGTCTCCGCTTCGGGTTGTACCAGCACTCTATCCATTCGAATATCGCATTGGCAAGTTCGTCTCGGTTTTTCCACGTTCTCGAGTCGAGAAGTTCAAGCTGAAGAGTGCCCCAGAACGATTCCATCATGGCATTGTCGTAACAGTCGCCGACTGTGCCCATGGACGCGAGCAGTCCGGCATTGCGGAGACGTTGCCCGAATGCCCACGAGGTATATTGCGAGCCGTGGTCGGAATGTAGAATGGTGGTGTCGTTTTCCGGCTGGCGGCGCAGGATGGCCATACCGAGGGCGTCGGTGACCAGTTCGGTGCGCATATGGCCGGCGATGGACCAGCCGATGATGAGCCGGGAATAGGCGTCCATGACCGCGGCGCAGTAGACCCGGCCCTCCTCGGTGGGGTGTTCGGTGATGTCGGTGATCCACAACCGGTCCGGGGCGTCGACGGTGAACTGGCGGTTGACCAGGTCGGCGCTGGGTTGCCCGGCCGGGTCACGGACTGTGGTGTGGTGCCGGCGGCGCCGGTAGAGGCCCTGGATCCCGGCCTCGCGCATGAGCCGCTCGACCCGTTTGAGGTTGACCGGCATCCCCAGACCGAGCATGAGTTCGGCGTGCACGCGCGGTGAGCCGTAGGTGCCGCGGGAATCGGCGTGGATCTGTTCGATGTGTTTCAGCAGTACCGTGTTCTCCGCCTCTCGGGTCGAGGGCGGCCGGTCGCGCCATTCGTAGTATCCGGAGCGGGACACGTTCAATACCCGGCAGGCCACCGTGACGTCGATACCGTCCGCGGCGAGTTCACAGACCAGCGGGAAGGTTACTTTGGGAGGATGTTCTCCCGCGCGAAGTACGCCGCCGCGCGTTTCAGGATCTCATTCTCCATCTCAAGCTGCCGGTTCTTCCGGCGCAGCTCGGCAAGCTCCTTCTTCTCCGCACTGGTCAGCTTTGTGGTTGAGCCGTTCTCGTCGGCGTCGGCCTGGGCCATCCAGTTGCGCAGGCAGGACTCGCTGATCCCCAGGTCCTTGGCCAGCGCGGCGACCGGTTTGTCGCCGAGGCGGGCCAGCTCGACGGCGCGCTGACGGAACTCAGGCGGGTGTGGTGCAGGCATCGGAACATCCTCCCTGGTGACCATCGGTCATCTCAGGTCAGGTGTCCGGACAACCGGGGGAAGCTCAACGGCCGCTACTGAGAAAACCTCATTGGGGCGCTTGGCGTCCGCAGCGCGTGAAGGCCCGGACCGCCGGCTGCGGTCCGGGCCCTGGCCCTCTGTGTCCTAGACGAGTAATGCGTAAGTTTGGGTGGTGGCTGGAGATGGGCGAAGGGTGTTCAAGATCGGTTTGTGACGACAGACCTGAACACCCTTCTCACCGCACTCTACGTCAAGATCGACGACCACCTCGCCGGCAGGCGGCGGGTGGGCAGGCCGCCGAAGCTGACCGACGCGGAGCTGGTGACCTTGGCCGTGGCCCAGGCGTTGCTGGGGTTCACCTCCGAGGCCCGCTGGCTGCGGTTCCTGCCCGCCCGGATGCCCGGCGCGTTCCGCTATCTGCCTGGCCAGTCCGGCTACAACCGTCGGCTGCGTGCCGCGTTGCCGCTGGTCAAGCAGGTCATGCGCTGGCTGGCGGCGGACACCGACCTGTGGACCGACACCACCTGGATCGTGGACTCCACCCCGGTCGAATGCGGTCGCTCCCGACCCACGGTCCAGCGTTCGGAGCTGGCCGGCTGGGCAAAGTATGGCTTCTGCCGCTCACACTCGCGCTGGTTCTGGGGACTGCGGCTGCATCTGGTCTGCACCCCGGCCGGACTCCCGGTCGCCTGGGCGCTGGCCGACCCGAAGGTCGACGAGCGGCAGGTGCTCATGGCCATCTGCGACCACGAACCCCACCTGCTCACCGAACGTCCGGGGCTGCTGATCATCGCCGACAAGGGCTACGTCTCCGCGGAACTGGACCGCTTCCTGGCCGAGCGCGGGGTCCGGCTGATCCGGCCGTCCTACCGCAACCGCAAGCCGCATCCCGGTGAGCCGCTGCTCAAGTCCATCCGCCAGCTCATCGAGTCGGTCAACGACACCCTCAAGGGCCAGCTGAACCTGGAACAGCACGGTGGACGCACCATCGAAGGCGTCGGCGTCCGCGTCGCCCAACGCCTCCTGGCCCTCACCGCCGCCATCTGGCACAACCGCGCCACCGGCCAACCCATCACCCGATCACTGACCGCCTACGACCACTGACCGAGTTACGCATTACTCGTCTAGGGGGCGTCCCAGGCGATCGGCAGGGAGTGCACCCCGTACGTCAGCATGTCGTTGCGCAGCGGGACCTCCTCCGGCGGCACGGCCAGCCGGAGGTTCGGCAGGCGGCGCAGCAGTTCCGCGTACCCCGCCTGCATCTCCATCCGGGCCAGCTGCTGGCCGAGGCACTGGTGGACGCCGTGGCCGAAGGCCAGGTGCGGGCCGCGGGGTCGGGTCAAGTCCAGGTCCGGGTCCGGCCACTGCCGCTGGTCGCGGTTGGTGGCCACCACCGACACGACCACCGTCGAGCCGGCCGGGATGTGCTCGCCGGCGAACTCCAGGTCCTCCTTGGCGAACCGGAAGATCCCCGGGTTCACCACGGACAGGTAGCGCAGCAGCTCCTCGACGGCGTCGGCGATGCGGTCCGGGTCGTCCCGCAGCGTGGCGAGCTGTGCCGGGCGCTGCAGCAGCACGAAGATGCCGAGCCCCAGCATGCTCGCGGTCGTGTCGTAGCCGGCGATGAGCAGCAGGTTCGCGATGTTGATCAGCTCGTCGTCGGTGAGCGCGGGGTCGGCGCCGGCGTGGTGGATCAGGCCGGAGAGGAGGTCACCCGCCGGGTTCCGGCGCTTGTCCTCGACCAGCTCCTGCATGAACGCGCGCAGGGCGTCGGCGTTCTTCACCGCCTCCGCGACCGGCTGGTTCATCTGCAGCAGTGCGGCCGCACGCTGCTGGAACTCCGCCCGGGCCTCGTACCGCACGCCGAGCAGCTCGCAGATCATCAGCGAGGGCGCGGGGAACGCGAACTCCGTCATCAGGTCGGCGGTGGTGCCGCCGGCCAGCATGGCGTCCACCCGGCCGGCGACGATTTCGTCGATCCGGGCGCCGAGCTCGCGGATCCGGCGCACGGTGAACTGCCCGGTGAGCAGTTTCCGGTACCGGGTGTGCTCCGGCGGGTCCATGTTGATGAACGACCCGGCGCGCGCCTTGTCGTCGCGCAGGCGTTCACGGAATTCGGGCGACAGCTCCTTGAACCGCGGGTGGTACTGGAACCGGTCGGAAGAGAACCGCGGGTCCGAAAGCACCGCGCGCGCTTCTTCGTATCCGGAAACCAGCCAGAACGGGTCGCCCGCGGCGAGGGTCGCCTTGGCGACCGGTCCCCGCTCGGCCACGGCCACCAATGCGGGTGGGACGTGGAACGGATCTTCGCGCCGGACGAATTCCGGTGGCAGCGGTGAGCGCAGCGATTCGTTGCTCGGCGCGTTTTCGGTCACGTTGGTCGTCACTGCGACGGAACTCCATTCCCGGTTCGCCGGATAAGCCTCGGTGCGGAGCCTAGGTTCCGGATGGCCGGCCGGGCATCCCCTGGTCTGATAGGTCACCGGGCGCAACTATCAACGTGGGTGTGGTGCCGCGTCGGGCGGCGTCGACAGCATGGGGTGGTCCGGCCCCCCTGAAGAGCGAGGTGTGTCCCGTGCCCGACGTCCTGCTGCTGAACGGTCCCAACCTGGGTGTGCTGGGCCGGCGCGAGCCGGAGATCTACGGCACCGACACGCTGGCCGACATCGAAAAGGCGGTCGCCGAGGAGGTGCGTCCCCGCGGCTGGGACGTCGTGTCGGTGCAGCGTGACGGCGAAGGCGAGCTGGTCGGCGCGATCCACGCGCACCGCGACACGACGGTCGGCGCCATCGTCAACCCCGGCGCGCTGATGATCGCCGGCTGGAGCCTGCGCGACGCGCTGGCGAGCTACGAGCCGCCGTGGGTGGAGGTCCACCTCAGCAACGTCTGGGCGCGCGAGCAGTTCCGCCACGAGTCGGTCATCGCTCCGCTGGCGAGTGGCGTGGTGGTCGGCCTCGGCGCGTTCGGCTACCGCCTCGCCGCGCGCGCCCTGCTGCACTTGTCCGCCGAATCGCCGAATGCGCTGGGCTGATCGCGCCATCGGCGCCGGTACCCCGGGTTCGGGGCATTCCGCGTAATGTCCCCGCGGACCTGGTAATTCGTTAGTGGTTCAGTCCACGGTTACCGTGAACATCCGTACGACCGTATGGTTTGTTGACTACTAACCGTTTGCGCGCTAGGCCAGCTGGCTGACGTGGCCGTCGTACTATCAGCAAATGTCCTTGTCAGGCAAGGAAAGTTCCCGCACAACCGCAATTCAGGAGATTGTGATCGGAGTCACACCGGCGGTGACGAGGCGTCAGTGCGGAGCTACTGTAGGCGCAGCAAGGTGTGAATCTTTAACATGTCAACCTGGGGAGGTTGGTGGGTGGCGCGCTCCTTTCGCGCCTTCTGGGGCGTCGCCACGCGTTGACAAACAAACTGCGTTCCGCGTGAACACCGACTTAACGCGGGGCGTATTACCTTCGAAGAACGGCCCCTGCGGGGACATTAGCCGTTCCTGCTCGGTGTCGTTGAATCCGCTGGAGCGCGGCGAGCCGCTGATCGTT
This region includes:
- a CDS encoding IS3 family transposase, with the translated sequence MVCELAADGIDVTVACRVLNVSRSGYYEWRDRPPSTREAENTVLLKHIEQIHADSRGTYGSPRVHAELMLGLGMPVNLKRVERLMREAGIQGLYRRRRHHTTVRDPAGQPSADLVNRQFTVDAPDRLWITDITEHPTEEGRVYCAAVMDAYSRLIIGWSIAGHMRTELVTDALGMAILRRQPENDTTILHSDHGSQYTSWAFGQRLRNAGLLASMGTVGDCYDNAMMESFWGTLQLELLDSRTWKNRDELANAIFEWIECWYNPKRRHSKIGMHSPATFEALNQPPHAAP
- a CDS encoding transposase, whose protein sequence is MPAPHPPEFRQRAVELARLGDKPVAALAKDLGISESCLRNWMAQADADENGSTTKLTSAEKKELAELRRKNRQLEMENEILKRAAAYFARENILPK
- a CDS encoding IS982 family transposase; its protein translation is MTTDLNTLLTALYVKIDDHLAGRRRVGRPPKLTDAELVTLAVAQALLGFTSEARWLRFLPARMPGAFRYLPGQSGYNRRLRAALPLVKQVMRWLAADTDLWTDTTWIVDSTPVECGRSRPTVQRSELAGWAKYGFCRSHSRWFWGLRLHLVCTPAGLPVAWALADPKVDERQVLMAICDHEPHLLTERPGLLIIADKGYVSAELDRFLAERGVRLIRPSYRNRKPHPGEPLLKSIRQLIESVNDTLKGQLNLEQHGGRTIEGVGVRVAQRLLALTAAIWHNRATGQPITRSLTAYDH
- a CDS encoding cytochrome P450, translated to MTTNVTENAPSNESLRSPLPPEFVRREDPFHVPPALVAVAERGPVAKATLAAGDPFWLVSGYEEARAVLSDPRFSSDRFQYHPRFKELSPEFRERLRDDKARAGSFINMDPPEHTRYRKLLTGQFTVRRIRELGARIDEIVAGRVDAMLAGGTTADLMTEFAFPAPSLMICELLGVRYEARAEFQQRAAALLQMNQPVAEAVKNADALRAFMQELVEDKRRNPAGDLLSGLIHHAGADPALTDDELINIANLLLIAGYDTTASMLGLGIFVLLQRPAQLATLRDDPDRIADAVEELLRYLSVVNPGIFRFAKEDLEFAGEHIPAGSTVVVSVVATNRDQRQWPDPDLDLTRPRGPHLAFGHGVHQCLGQQLARMEMQAGYAELLRRLPNLRLAVPPEEVPLRNDMLTYGVHSLPIAWDAP
- a CDS encoding type II 3-dehydroquinate dehydratase, whose protein sequence is MPDVLLLNGPNLGVLGRREPEIYGTDTLADIEKAVAEEVRPRGWDVVSVQRDGEGELVGAIHAHRDTTVGAIVNPGALMIAGWSLRDALASYEPPWVEVHLSNVWAREQFRHESVIAPLASGVVVGLGAFGYRLAARALLHLSAESPNALG